From a region of the Nonlabens sp. Hel1_33_55 genome:
- a CDS encoding DUF3140 domain-containing protein, giving the protein MSDYDKEEIWKEFQTKQNMTSKELEKWLDTEESKNAGKEMDNGETVGHSRGRSILEIKEKNKSDFTKTNWDKINEAVGYYHQNLNDSQKPKNDVENSAWYFALKKGDMTR; this is encoded by the coding sequence ATGTCAGATTACGATAAAGAAGAAATTTGGAAAGAGTTTCAAACAAAGCAGAACATGACTTCTAAGGAATTGGAAAAATGGCTGGATACAGAGGAAAGTAAAAATGCAGGTAAGGAAATGGATAATGGTGAAACCGTTGGACATTCCAGAGGTCGCAGTATTCTTGAGATTAAGGAAAAGAACAAATCTGATTTCACGAAAACTAATTGGGATAAAATCAATGAAGCTGTTGGGTATTATCATCAAAATCTGAATGATTCTCAAAAACCCAAAAACGACGTTGAAAATAGTGCTTGGTATTTTGCCCTAAAAAAAGGGGACATGACGCGTTAA
- a CDS encoding SDR family NAD(P)-dependent oxidoreductase: MAIIIGAIGGIGFALAKRLGNDGYTVILNGINDQVGAERVSELKADGIKAEYVGFDVTKHDAVSENIKNIGETYGKIDVLVNIAGGLGGRSRFEEMTTEFYRSVTALNLDSVFFASRAAIPFLKKGEDPTIINYTSNAGWNAGGPGAGIYGTSKAGVHAITRALAKDLAEYGIRVNAVSPGTIDTPFHAQIKSTKPEVFASWANNIMLGRLGQPEDVAGVVSFLASKDAGFLTAETIQVGGGQALGI, translated from the coding sequence AAAAAGACTAGGAAATGACGGTTACACTGTGATTCTTAACGGAATTAATGATCAAGTAGGTGCTGAGCGCGTTTCAGAACTTAAAGCAGATGGTATCAAAGCAGAATACGTAGGATTTGATGTGACTAAGCACGATGCTGTATCTGAAAACATAAAGAACATAGGCGAGACATATGGCAAGATCGATGTGCTAGTCAATATTGCAGGTGGTCTAGGTGGCCGTTCACGTTTTGAAGAAATGACAACAGAATTTTATAGATCTGTGACGGCTCTTAATTTGGACTCTGTATTTTTTGCTTCTAGAGCAGCCATTCCATTCCTTAAAAAAGGAGAGGATCCAACAATCATCAATTATACCTCTAATGCTGGATGGAATGCAGGTGGACCAGGAGCTGGAATTTACGGTACTTCTAAAGCAGGTGTGCACGCCATTACCAGAGCATTAGCAAAAGACCTAGCAGAATATGGAATACGTGTAAACGCAGTCTCGCCAGGTACGATCGATACTCCTTTTCACGCACAGATCAAGTCAACGAAGCCTGAAGTTTTTGCTTCATGGGCAAACAATATCATGTTAGGAAGATTAGGACAACCAGAAGATGTTGCTGGAGTTGTTTCTTTCCTAGCTAGTAAAGATGCTGGATTCTTAACCGCCGAGACTATCCAAGTTGGTGGCGGTCAAGCACTAGGAATCTAA
- a CDS encoding pyridoxamine 5'-phosphate oxidase family protein encodes MSTNNLSNNEAQKKYKKLAESIDFAMMVTHLDQTPLHAIPMSTKRVDDNGTTYFLSNADSEHNSNIESDSRCQLLYAEKHSMEFLSVYGKAKISRDTALIHDLYGSADDNWFEGKDDPNITVITFHPEEGQYWDSKSNALVSLFKMGYGAITGEKQDIGETGSLNQL; translated from the coding sequence ATGAGCACAAATAATTTATCCAACAACGAAGCACAGAAAAAATATAAAAAACTTGCTGAAAGTATTGATTTTGCAATGATGGTTACGCACTTAGATCAAACGCCATTGCACGCAATACCTATGAGTACAAAGCGTGTTGACGATAATGGAACTACTTATTTCTTAAGTAATGCAGACAGTGAGCATAATTCAAATATTGAATCAGATAGTAGATGCCAATTGCTGTATGCAGAAAAGCATTCCATGGAATTCTTAAGTGTTTACGGTAAGGCAAAAATATCAAGAGATACAGCACTTATCCATGATCTTTATGGAAGTGCTGATGATAACTGGTTTGAGGGAAAAGATGATCCCAATATCACCGTAATTACTTTTCATCCAGAAGAAGGTCAGTATTGGGATTCTAAATCCAATGCTTTAGTGAGCTTATTTAAGATGGGTTATGGTGCTATAACTGGTGAAAAGCAAGACATAGGAGAGACGGGAAGTTTAAATCAACTGTAA
- a CDS encoding hemerythrin domain-containing protein codes for MNIFEALREDHEIQRTLIDKLVKTSGDNELRRNMFDKLKHELEIHADAEERHFYVSLIEADLTQEKARHSIAEHHEMDELVEKLEETDMSSPAWLTYMKQLAEKVEHHLDEEEQEVFQLAGKALKEKEKTQLAKDYQKAIKENR; via the coding sequence ATGAATATTTTTGAAGCCTTGCGCGAGGATCATGAGATCCAGAGAACCTTGATTGATAAATTAGTCAAAACCTCTGGAGACAATGAGTTGAGGCGTAATATGTTTGATAAACTTAAGCATGAACTTGAAATCCATGCAGATGCAGAAGAACGTCATTTCTATGTTTCTTTGATTGAAGCAGATTTAACTCAAGAAAAAGCGAGACACAGTATTGCAGAGCATCATGAAATGGATGAGCTAGTTGAAAAACTTGAGGAAACGGATATGAGTAGTCCTGCATGGCTCACTTACATGAAGCAATTAGCTGAAAAAGTAGAGCATCATCTTGATGAAGAAGAACAAGAGGTATTCCAGCTTGCTGGAAAAGCTTTAAAGGAAAAGGAGAAAACTCAGCTTGCCAAAGATTATCAGAAAGCTATCAAAGAAAATAGATAG
- a CDS encoding sterol desaturase family protein, with protein sequence MKEYLDLFLNSFTDYANYLWREISEPASNNYFYWLLGLSFLVFMLEIWLPWRKNQKILRRDFWLDLFYLVFNFFLFSLVGYNAVSNVAVKAFNDVLNSIGMENIVAFEIGSWPFWSQLLVMFIIADFIQWNVHRLLHRVPFLWEFHKVHHSVKEMGFAAHFRFHFMETILYKSLQYIPLAMIGFGIEEFFIVHMLGVLIGHLNHANLAWDYGPFKYVLNNPKMHLWHHAKELPADHKYGMNYGLSLSIWDYLFGTAHVPYHDPDLELGFEGDENFPNDLGRQMTEPFKVK encoded by the coding sequence ATGAAAGAATACCTAGATCTTTTTCTCAACTCGTTTACTGATTATGCAAACTATCTATGGAGAGAGATAAGCGAGCCCGCGTCGAATAATTATTTCTACTGGCTGTTGGGTTTGTCTTTTTTAGTTTTTATGCTGGAGATCTGGCTGCCGTGGCGCAAAAATCAGAAGATACTGCGTAGAGATTTTTGGTTGGACCTTTTTTATCTAGTGTTCAATTTCTTTTTGTTTTCACTGGTAGGATATAATGCCGTTTCCAATGTTGCTGTTAAGGCTTTTAATGATGTGCTCAATTCCATAGGAATGGAGAATATTGTGGCTTTTGAAATTGGCAGTTGGCCTTTCTGGTCTCAACTTTTAGTCATGTTCATTATAGCAGATTTCATCCAGTGGAATGTGCATAGATTATTGCATAGGGTTCCTTTCTTATGGGAATTTCATAAAGTTCATCACAGTGTCAAGGAAATGGGATTTGCAGCACATTTTAGGTTTCATTTTATGGAAACCATACTTTACAAGTCTCTACAATATATACCGCTGGCGATGATTGGATTTGGCATCGAGGAGTTTTTCATTGTACATATGCTGGGCGTTCTCATTGGTCATTTAAATCACGCAAATCTCGCTTGGGATTATGGGCCGTTCAAATATGTTCTCAATAATCCAAAAATGCACCTATGGCATCACGCCAAGGAGCTCCCAGCTGACCATAAATATGGGATGAACTATGGATTATCTCTAAGTATTTGGGACTATCTTTTCGGAACTGCTCATGTTCCTTATCACGATCCAGACTTAGAACTCGGTTTTGAGGGCGATGAGAATTTTCCCAACGATCTAGGTAGGCAAATGACCGAGCCATTTAAGGTTAAATAG
- a CDS encoding alpha-amylase family glycosyl hydrolase, whose translation MKNFILIIFCVVLVTSCKLTQENSTVTSELSQKHLDWNAANVYFLLTDRFNNGDTTNDNIVPRDEQTATLRGFEGGDFAGIQQKIDDNYFTDLGVNAIWLTPIFEQVRGGVDEGTGFTYAYHGYWAKDWTAVEPAYGKMEEFKELVKAAHDKNIRILLDVVINHTGPVTDQDPQWPDEWVRTGPTCTYQDQETAVSCTLTNNLPDVRTDSTTEVELPQMLVEKWKEEGRYENEVEELDAFFQSSGLPRTPVNYIIKWVTDYARETGVDGFRIDTVKHVEEDVWTTFIEQSRIAYNDWKKNHPEEMIHDDEFFILGELYGYYAVGGRDYYYNETPVDYFDSGYDAMINFGFKEDARKDYKSLFTSYQAIKDSLQLSDQADPVTFMNYVSSHDDGQPLDPLRQNSLETGTKLLLTPGISQIYYGDESARVLKAENASGDANLRTNMNWDSMDLQTLNHWQKLGQFRRDHPAVGAGKGYSLTFEGKGYISARLYEKNGFKDDIIIGVGLEDGKRSIDVSKVFKNQNQLRNAYTGDILDVENGRVEVLAKNGVVLIEPMI comes from the coding sequence ATGAAAAACTTCATTCTCATCATTTTTTGCGTAGTGCTTGTGACAAGCTGCAAGCTAACTCAGGAAAACAGTACAGTTACAAGCGAGCTAAGTCAAAAACATTTAGATTGGAATGCCGCTAACGTTTACTTCCTGTTGACAGATCGGTTTAATAATGGTGACACAACTAATGATAACATCGTTCCAAGAGATGAGCAAACAGCTACCTTACGAGGTTTTGAAGGTGGCGACTTTGCAGGTATCCAGCAGAAAATTGATGACAATTATTTTACAGATTTAGGTGTTAATGCCATCTGGTTGACGCCCATTTTTGAACAGGTGCGTGGTGGCGTTGATGAAGGTACAGGCTTTACCTATGCCTATCATGGTTATTGGGCAAAAGACTGGACGGCAGTAGAGCCAGCCTATGGAAAAATGGAGGAATTCAAGGAACTTGTAAAAGCAGCTCACGACAAAAACATAAGAATATTATTGGATGTAGTCATAAATCACACGGGACCAGTAACAGATCAAGATCCACAGTGGCCTGATGAATGGGTAAGAACAGGCCCAACTTGCACCTATCAGGATCAGGAAACTGCCGTAAGCTGCACGTTAACTAATAATTTGCCAGATGTGAGAACGGACAGCACCACAGAGGTGGAACTGCCGCAGATGCTAGTTGAGAAATGGAAGGAAGAAGGTAGGTACGAGAATGAAGTTGAAGAATTGGATGCTTTTTTTCAATCTTCAGGACTTCCTAGAACACCAGTCAATTACATCATAAAATGGGTGACAGACTATGCTCGAGAAACTGGAGTGGACGGCTTCAGAATTGATACCGTTAAGCATGTTGAAGAAGACGTGTGGACGACATTTATAGAGCAATCCAGAATCGCCTACAACGACTGGAAGAAAAATCATCCTGAAGAAATGATTCATGATGATGAGTTCTTCATATTGGGAGAATTATACGGATACTATGCTGTTGGCGGTCGAGATTATTACTATAATGAAACCCCAGTGGATTACTTTGATTCTGGCTATGATGCGATGATCAATTTTGGTTTTAAGGAAGATGCTAGAAAAGACTACAAATCTCTATTCACTTCGTATCAGGCCATAAAGGATAGCTTACAATTATCTGATCAGGCAGATCCAGTTACGTTTATGAATTACGTTAGTTCGCACGATGACGGTCAACCGTTGGATCCCTTGCGCCAAAACTCATTAGAAACCGGAACGAAACTTTTGCTGACACCAGGAATTTCACAGATTTACTATGGTGATGAATCGGCGAGAGTGCTTAAAGCAGAAAATGCTAGTGGAGATGCTAACCTGCGAACCAATATGAATTGGGATTCTATGGATCTACAGACGTTGAATCACTGGCAAAAGTTGGGGCAATTCCGTAGGGATCATCCAGCGGTTGGAGCTGGAAAAGGTTATTCATTGACATTTGAAGGAAAGGGATATATTTCTGCGCGATTGTATGAAAAGAATGGTTTTAAGGATGATATCATCATTGGAGTTGGCCTTGAAGATGGAAAAAGAAGTATAGATGTTTCTAAGGTATTCAAAAATCAAAACCAACTGCGCAATGCCTACACGGGCGACATACTAGATGTTGAGAATGGTAGAGTAGAGGTGCTCGCAAAAAATGGTGTAGTGTTGATCGAGCCTATGATTTAA